A genome region from Bordetella genomosp. 10 includes the following:
- a CDS encoding hydantoinase B/oxoprolinase family protein, translated as MKLNQMRLSLGVDIGGTFTDIVVLDEATHRVWSFKELTTPQAPAQGVIRGIAKLFEREGFQMAQVGRVVHATTLFTNALIERRGAKVGFITTAGFRDLVAIGRERKYDIYDLQIEMVAPLCGRDACYEVAERMDAAGAAVAPLDESALLAAVEQALADGCKSLAVGLVNAYVNPAHEKQARRAIERRFPDVPLSVSHEIANEVREYDRFCTVMANAYIQPLAIGYLNVLAGELKQLGLACPLFVMRSNGGLTTVQEAARAPIQLLESGPAAGTLAAAYFARTCGSENFVALDLGGTTAKLCAVEKGEPLVSHVFEAARQKRFTPESGLPIRIPTVDLIEIGAGGGGIARVDNLGLLKVGPTSAGSEPGPAAYGRGGDQPTVSDANLLLGYLNPGYFANGEITLDRGRSEDVFGRLGGQLDVAMDAAACGVHDLANESMAAAARVHAAERGQDPSRLSLLVTGGGGPIHGGGVARKLKISTLICPAAAGVASAIGLVLAPVRVDCARFLGAKLAADTLPAILAAYASLGDEAVTQVSGMLPGQGAAQLTCVAEMRYAGQGFELSVSLTEALAASDPAAAIRAAFEAQYGAVFGQTLAWGVIELTMLRVTATVTLVDPDAVLSFPESGPDGGADAKVAERDILIPGDAGACRASVYRWHAIAEGQEVDGPAVVEQPGSTLVLARGDRLRMGKGGTAVVSIAGATSHNTQFDSVSLEIFWRRLIAIVDEAAAALVRTSFSTVVRESDDFSVVLTDAQGHALAQGTKSIPVFIGSLPRTVRHFIAHFGLDDIHEGDVYVTNDAWLGTGHLSDINVAAPIFHQGKLVAFAASTAHAVDIGGNSNAYAIPDIFQEGFQIPIMKLKERGVVNGAILQLLSKNVRAPDQVVGDLFGQISALSVMTRRLKTVMQEWNLDHLEDFARESFARTDNATRNSIRAIPNGVYPASQWMDGLGAPLKLDARVIVEDERVTVDYEGTSDEVRAALNVAYCYTHAFTVYALKCLLDPDSPNNEGSFRALEVRAPEGSILNHRFPLSGGNRATVGHYLPSLVFQALAPALPGKIQASAGAPIWAMLIKGKTDDGENVMIKGFFNGGVGGSYARHGLSTLSWPSNISGAPVEVLERLGPVRVNYRRLRAGSGGQGWRRGGDGVDMEFLITRPGTYTLNMVGDRVHHGAPGLFGGAAGQTGQALLNGVQIDLRKSHDLKAGDVLIVRTPGGGGFGQAGWTEDDARALLAN; from the coding sequence ATGAAGCTCAATCAAATGCGCCTGTCGCTAGGTGTGGACATCGGCGGCACCTTCACCGATATCGTCGTGCTCGACGAGGCCACCCACCGGGTGTGGTCGTTCAAGGAACTGACGACGCCGCAGGCGCCCGCGCAAGGCGTCATCCGGGGAATCGCCAAGCTGTTCGAGCGCGAGGGATTCCAGATGGCGCAGGTGGGGCGCGTCGTGCACGCCACCACCCTGTTCACCAACGCCTTGATCGAGCGCCGCGGCGCCAAGGTGGGCTTCATCACCACCGCGGGTTTCCGCGACCTGGTGGCGATCGGACGCGAGCGCAAGTACGACATCTACGATCTGCAGATCGAGATGGTGGCCCCCCTATGCGGCCGCGATGCCTGCTATGAAGTGGCCGAACGCATGGACGCCGCCGGCGCGGCGGTCGCGCCCCTGGACGAATCCGCCTTGCTGGCCGCGGTGGAGCAAGCGCTCGCCGACGGTTGCAAGAGCCTGGCGGTCGGCCTGGTCAATGCCTACGTCAACCCGGCGCATGAGAAACAGGCCCGGCGCGCGATCGAGCGCCGTTTCCCGGATGTTCCCTTGTCCGTCTCACATGAGATCGCCAACGAGGTCCGCGAATACGACCGCTTCTGCACGGTCATGGCCAATGCCTACATCCAGCCGCTGGCCATCGGCTATCTGAACGTCCTGGCCGGCGAACTGAAGCAACTGGGCCTGGCCTGCCCCTTGTTCGTCATGCGTTCGAACGGCGGCCTGACCACGGTGCAGGAGGCCGCGCGCGCGCCCATCCAATTGCTGGAATCCGGGCCCGCGGCGGGTACGCTGGCGGCCGCCTATTTCGCCAGGACCTGCGGATCGGAAAACTTCGTGGCGCTGGACCTGGGCGGCACCACGGCCAAATTGTGCGCGGTGGAGAAGGGCGAGCCGCTGGTCTCCCACGTGTTCGAGGCGGCGCGGCAGAAGCGCTTCACGCCCGAAAGCGGCCTGCCCATCCGCATTCCCACCGTCGATCTCATCGAGATCGGCGCGGGCGGCGGCGGCATCGCCCGCGTGGACAACCTGGGCCTGCTGAAGGTCGGCCCGACCAGCGCGGGTTCCGAGCCGGGCCCGGCGGCCTATGGCCGCGGCGGCGACCAGCCGACGGTCAGCGACGCCAACCTGCTGCTCGGCTACCTGAACCCCGGCTACTTCGCCAATGGCGAGATCACGCTGGACCGCGGCCGTTCGGAGGACGTATTCGGCCGGCTCGGCGGGCAACTGGACGTCGCCATGGACGCGGCGGCCTGCGGCGTGCACGACCTGGCCAACGAAAGCATGGCGGCCGCGGCGCGCGTGCATGCGGCCGAGCGGGGCCAGGATCCGTCGCGCCTATCCTTGCTGGTGACGGGCGGCGGCGGCCCCATCCATGGCGGCGGCGTCGCCCGCAAGCTCAAGATCTCGACGCTGATATGTCCGGCGGCGGCCGGCGTGGCCTCCGCCATCGGCCTGGTGCTGGCGCCGGTGCGCGTGGATTGCGCCCGTTTCCTGGGCGCGAAGCTCGCGGCGGACACCTTGCCGGCGATCCTGGCGGCGTACGCCAGCCTCGGCGACGAGGCGGTCACCCAGGTCTCGGGCATGCTGCCGGGGCAGGGCGCGGCGCAGCTAACCTGCGTGGCCGAGATGCGCTACGCCGGCCAGGGGTTCGAGCTGTCCGTGAGCCTGACCGAGGCCCTGGCCGCGAGCGACCCGGCCGCGGCCATCCGCGCCGCGTTCGAGGCGCAGTACGGCGCCGTCTTCGGCCAGACCCTGGCCTGGGGCGTGATCGAGTTGACCATGCTGCGCGTGACCGCCACGGTGACGCTGGTCGATCCGGACGCGGTGCTCAGCTTCCCCGAGTCCGGCCCGGACGGCGGCGCGGACGCCAAGGTCGCCGAACGCGACATCCTCATTCCGGGCGACGCCGGGGCCTGCAGGGCAAGCGTCTATCGTTGGCACGCCATCGCCGAGGGGCAAGAGGTCGACGGTCCCGCGGTGGTCGAACAGCCCGGCTCCACGCTGGTGCTGGCGCGCGGCGACAGATTGCGCATGGGCAAGGGCGGAACGGCCGTCGTCAGCATCGCCGGCGCGACCTCGCACAACACGCAGTTCGACAGCGTCAGCCTCGAGATTTTCTGGCGGCGGCTGATCGCCATCGTCGACGAGGCCGCGGCGGCGCTGGTCCGTACCTCGTTTTCCACGGTGGTGCGTGAATCCGACGACTTCTCCGTCGTGCTTACCGACGCGCAGGGCCACGCGCTCGCGCAGGGCACCAAGAGCATTCCCGTCTTCATCGGCAGCCTGCCGCGCACGGTGCGCCATTTCATTGCGCATTTCGGCCTGGACGACATACACGAGGGCGACGTCTACGTGACCAACGACGCGTGGCTGGGCACCGGCCACCTGTCCGACATCAACGTCGCCGCGCCGATCTTCCACCAGGGCAAGCTGGTGGCCTTCGCGGCCAGCACCGCCCATGCCGTGGACATCGGCGGCAACTCCAACGCCTACGCGATTCCGGACATTTTCCAGGAAGGCTTCCAGATTCCGATCATGAAGCTGAAGGAGCGCGGCGTCGTCAACGGCGCCATCCTGCAACTGCTGTCGAAGAACGTGCGCGCGCCGGACCAGGTGGTGGGAGACCTGTTCGGCCAGATCTCCGCGCTGTCCGTCATGACCCGCCGCCTCAAGACCGTCATGCAGGAATGGAACCTGGACCATCTGGAGGACTTCGCGCGCGAGTCGTTCGCGCGCACCGATAACGCCACGCGCAACAGCATCCGCGCCATCCCGAACGGCGTGTATCCGGCCAGCCAGTGGATGGACGGCCTGGGCGCGCCGCTCAAGCTGGACGCCAGGGTGATCGTGGAAGACGAGCGCGTCACCGTGGACTACGAGGGCACGTCGGACGAGGTCCGCGCGGCCCTGAACGTCGCCTACTGCTACACGCACGCCTTCACGGTCTACGCGCTGAAGTGCCTGCTGGACCCGGACAGCCCGAACAACGAGGGTTCGTTCCGCGCCCTGGAGGTGCGGGCGCCCGAGGGCAGCATCCTGAATCATCGCTTCCCCTTGTCGGGCGGCAATCGCGCCACCGTGGGGCACTACCTGCCGTCGCTGGTGTTCCAGGCCCTGGCGCCCGCGCTGCCGGGCAAGATCCAGGCCAGCGCCGGCGCGCCCATCTGGGCCATGCTGATCAAGGGCAAGACCGACGACGGCGAGAACGTGATGATCAAGGGCTTCTTCAACGGCGGCGTGGGCGGATCGTATGCCCGCCACGGCCTGTCCACCCTGAGCTGGCCCAGCAACATCTCCGGCGCGCCCGTCGAAGTCCTGGAGCGGCTGGGCCCGGTGCGCGTGAACTACCGCCGCCTGCGCGCCGGCTCCGGCGGCCAGGGCTGGCGTCGCGGCGGCGACGGCGTGGATATGGAGTTCCTGATTACGCGCCCGGGGACCTATACGCTGAACATGGTGGGCGATCGCGTCCACCATGGCGCGCCGGGCCTGTTCGGCGGCGCCGCCGGCCAGACCGGGCAGGCGCTGCTCAACGGCGTGCAGATCGACCTGCGCAAGAGCCACGACCTGAAGGCCGGCGACGTGCTCATCGTCCGCACCCCGGGCGGCGGCGGTTTCGGCCAGGCCGGCTGGACGGAAGACGACGCGCGGGCGTTGCTGGCCAATTGA
- a CDS encoding Bug family tripartite tricarboxylate transporter substrate binding protein — MNRFGIWSRVLLIGAALLFANARAASPADGFPSHPIQLYVPFSAGGSIDVTARALGRALEKTLPGASVVIVNKPGAGGAIALGQVARANPDGYTLGVFMPPNAVIAPHMQAVAYDPKKDFSLIANYALTTLYIAVPADSPYKTLNDLLADMQANPGKIMFGITTLGAGTHLATARMMKERGLKTEYITYGGGAQILTAMLGGQIKVATLAGEALPYVLSGKIRFLASFSSQKIAAIKNVPSIRELGFDWDADVWTGLAAPRGLDESIRKKLENAVAQAVKDPEFQRVMESMAMIPQSMSGAQLQAQFEQSDKTLGPLIEAAGLAQK, encoded by the coding sequence ATGAATCGCTTCGGCATCTGGAGCAGGGTCTTGCTGATCGGCGCGGCCTTGTTGTTCGCGAACGCGCGGGCCGCGTCGCCGGCGGACGGGTTTCCGTCCCATCCCATCCAGCTCTACGTCCCCTTCAGCGCCGGGGGCTCGATCGACGTGACGGCGCGCGCCCTGGGACGCGCGCTGGAAAAGACGCTGCCCGGCGCCTCGGTGGTCATCGTCAACAAACCGGGCGCCGGCGGCGCCATCGCGCTGGGCCAGGTCGCGCGCGCCAACCCGGACGGCTACACGCTGGGCGTCTTCATGCCGCCCAACGCGGTGATCGCGCCGCATATGCAGGCCGTGGCCTACGATCCGAAGAAGGATTTTTCCCTGATCGCGAACTATGCGCTGACCACGCTCTACATCGCGGTGCCGGCCGATTCGCCCTACAAGACCTTGAACGACCTGCTGGCGGACATGCAGGCCAATCCGGGCAAGATCATGTTCGGCATCACCACGCTGGGCGCCGGCACCCACCTGGCCACGGCGCGCATGATGAAGGAACGCGGCCTGAAGACCGAATACATCACCTACGGCGGCGGCGCGCAGATCCTGACCGCCATGCTGGGCGGCCAGATCAAGGTCGCCACGCTGGCCGGCGAGGCCCTGCCCTACGTCCTGTCGGGCAAGATCCGTTTCCTGGCGTCGTTCTCGTCGCAGAAGATCGCGGCCATCAAGAACGTTCCCTCCATCCGCGAACTCGGCTTCGACTGGGACGCCGACGTCTGGACCGGCCTGGCGGCGCCGCGCGGATTGGACGAGTCCATCCGCAAGAAGCTGGAGAACGCCGTGGCGCAGGCGGTCAAGGACCCCGAATTCCAGCGCGTCATGGAAAGCATGGCGATGATCCCGCAGTCGATGAGCGGCGCGCAGCTCCAGGCGCAATTCGAGCAGAGCGACAAGACGCTCGGCCCGCTCATCGAAGCGGCGGGCCTGGCGCAAAAGTAG
- a CDS encoding MurR/RpiR family transcriptional regulator, giving the protein MLTSQLNDRIRKNLDNMSDGARAVAHFVLEKPEDVAMLPAARVAERLGVSESTVTRFAVLLGYKGYPAFRRDLQSDIRRHLEPLQRLAISSRERQQDVRPYSQLFHQDIEDILRTERGISPALMDRAVDIISNARTIYIMGLRTTFCLAHSLYFQLHQMLGNAVLMDAVAGEALEPIQNIGVQDVLIGISFPRHARLTVAAMQYAHEANAKLIAITDGPLSPTAAVADVLLPVHTSVLSTATSLTGGLSLVNALCSEVLIRNRKRAAKNLADVERLFKFSQVHHPAAGGEGR; this is encoded by the coding sequence ATGCTGACTTCCCAGCTCAACGACCGCATCCGCAAGAATCTCGACAACATGAGCGATGGCGCGCGCGCCGTCGCGCATTTCGTGCTGGAGAAGCCGGAAGACGTGGCCATGCTGCCGGCGGCGCGGGTGGCCGAGCGCCTGGGCGTCAGCGAATCGACCGTCACCCGTTTCGCGGTCCTGCTCGGCTACAAAGGCTATCCCGCCTTCCGCCGGGATCTGCAAAGCGACATCCGCCGCCACCTGGAGCCGCTGCAACGCCTGGCGATCAGCTCGCGCGAGCGGCAGCAGGACGTGCGGCCGTATTCGCAACTGTTTCACCAGGACATCGAGGACATCCTGCGGACCGAGCGCGGCATTTCCCCCGCGCTGATGGACCGCGCCGTCGACATCATCTCCAATGCCCGCACCATCTACATCATGGGCTTGCGGACCACCTTCTGCCTGGCGCACTCCCTCTACTTCCAGTTGCACCAGATGCTGGGCAACGCCGTCCTGATGGACGCGGTGGCGGGCGAGGCGCTGGAGCCCATACAGAACATCGGCGTGCAGGACGTGCTCATCGGCATCAGCTTCCCGCGCCATGCGCGCCTGACGGTCGCCGCCATGCAGTACGCGCACGAGGCCAACGCCAAGCTCATCGCCATTACCGACGGCCCGCTGTCGCCCACGGCCGCCGTGGCCGACGTGCTGCTGCCCGTGCACACCTCGGTGCTCAGTACGGCCACCTCGCTGACGGGCGGATTGTCGCTGGTCAATGCCCTGTGTTCCGAGGTGCTGATCAGGAACCGCAAGCGCGCCGCGAAGAACCTGGCCGACGTCGAACGGCTGTTCAAATTCAGCCAGGTGCATCACCCGGCGGCGGGCGGCGAAGGCCGCTGA
- a CDS encoding tripartite tricarboxylate transporter substrate binding protein, whose protein sequence is MASVAVAPKIAFADDKWPSRPIRVVVPFAPGGANDLLGRAAAEGISKALGVSVVVENKPGAGAVIGTDYVARAEPDGYTFLISAAGVISNSMIRKVHYKDSDLVPVVMVGLAPSVVIAPANSPYNTLKEFVEGSKKGHGLHFSTAGTGSTPHFVEGILTTNYGAKLDLVPYKSGSESVSAVIGGQVDATSEASIVVLPMVKSGKVKALACTWSERIKAYPELSTAAEQGFPDIKIAHWAGVHAPKGVPDAILDKVAAGVDAAMKDPANVKRFTEQGIEPVGGTRADFIKFCDEERARLGAVVKATGMHQDT, encoded by the coding sequence CTGGCGTCCGTCGCCGTGGCTCCCAAAATCGCTTTCGCGGACGACAAGTGGCCCTCCCGGCCGATCCGCGTCGTCGTGCCGTTCGCGCCCGGCGGCGCCAATGACCTGCTGGGCCGCGCGGCCGCGGAAGGCATCTCCAAGGCGCTGGGCGTCAGCGTCGTGGTCGAGAACAAGCCGGGCGCCGGCGCCGTGATCGGCACCGACTACGTGGCCCGCGCCGAGCCGGACGGCTACACCTTCCTGATCAGCGCCGCCGGCGTGATCTCGAACAGCATGATCCGCAAGGTCCACTACAAGGACAGCGACCTGGTGCCGGTGGTCATGGTGGGCCTGGCGCCGTCCGTGGTGATCGCCCCCGCCAACTCGCCGTACAACACCCTGAAGGAATTCGTCGAAGGCTCGAAGAAGGGGCACGGCCTGCACTTTTCGACCGCCGGCACGGGCAGCACGCCGCACTTCGTCGAAGGCATCCTGACCACCAACTACGGCGCCAAGCTGGACCTGGTGCCCTACAAGAGCGGCAGCGAATCGGTGTCCGCGGTGATCGGCGGCCAGGTCGACGCGACCTCGGAGGCCAGCATCGTGGTCCTGCCGATGGTCAAGAGCGGCAAGGTCAAGGCGCTGGCCTGCACGTGGTCGGAGCGCATCAAGGCCTATCCTGAATTGTCGACGGCGGCTGAACAGGGCTTCCCCGACATCAAGATCGCCCACTGGGCCGGCGTGCACGCGCCCAAGGGCGTGCCGGACGCCATCCTGGACAAGGTCGCCGCCGGCGTCGACGCCGCCATGAAGGACCCGGCCAACGTCAAGCGCTTCACCGAGCAGGGCATCGAGCCCGTCGGCGGCACGCGCGCCGACTTCATCAAGTTCTGCGATGAAGAGCGCGCGCGCCTGGGCGCCGTGGTGAAGGCCACCGGCATGCACCAGGACACCTGA
- a CDS encoding HpcH/HpaI aldolase family protein has protein sequence MTDTRFPIDGRLPAMLRGGQPLRGLFNGLPSPAIVEMCAYAGFDFVILDNEHGSADLGVTEHMLRAARASGIAPVVRCFEHDLPRILDMGASAVQVPMVQTAEQARRLAGMTRYPPLGSRGSAFSTRAAGYGAFGGAGHTQRSNDGIAFIAMIETPEAIDAAAAIAAVDGVDAVFIGPNDLAHAMGHGSDWNAEPVQRAIERGLKAVADAGKCPGIIALTPADEEKYGAWGARYFANVSTSIITRALAQAAAAGKDGGLRY, from the coding sequence ATGACCGATACCCGTTTTCCCATCGACGGCCGCCTTCCCGCGATGTTGCGCGGCGGCCAGCCTTTGCGGGGGCTGTTCAATGGGCTGCCCAGCCCGGCCATCGTCGAAATGTGCGCCTATGCCGGCTTCGATTTCGTGATCCTGGACAATGAGCACGGCAGCGCCGACCTGGGCGTCACCGAGCATATGCTGCGGGCGGCGCGGGCCTCGGGCATCGCGCCGGTGGTGCGCTGCTTCGAGCACGATCTGCCGCGCATCCTGGACATGGGCGCCAGCGCCGTGCAGGTGCCCATGGTGCAGACCGCGGAACAGGCGCGGCGCCTGGCGGGCATGACCCGCTATCCGCCGCTGGGCAGCCGCGGCAGCGCGTTCAGCACGCGGGCGGCGGGCTACGGCGCGTTCGGCGGGGCGGGACATACGCAGCGCAGCAACGACGGCATCGCCTTCATCGCCATGATAGAAACGCCGGAGGCCATCGACGCGGCCGCCGCCATCGCCGCGGTGGACGGCGTCGATGCGGTGTTCATCGGCCCCAACGACCTGGCGCACGCCATGGGCCACGGCAGCGACTGGAACGCCGAACCGGTGCAGCGGGCGATCGAACGCGGCCTGAAGGCCGTCGCCGACGCGGGCAAATGCCCGGGCATCATCGCCCTGACCCCGGCGGACGAGGAGAAATACGGCGCCTGGGGCGCGCGGTATTTCGCCAACGTATCGACCAGCATCATCACCCGGGCGCTGGCGCAGGCCGCCGCGGCGGGGAAGGACGGCGGACTGCGCTATTGA
- a CDS encoding Bug family tripartite tricarboxylate transporter substrate binding protein, with amino-acid sequence MYRKFLGALAATASLGFAMGAVATSAHAAGAWPTHTIRYIVPFSPGGVSDGVARLIAEQLTTRLGQSVIVENKPGVSGIVGTQLAARADPDGYTIVGGTITTHAVNPFFVKSLGYDPVKDFAPVALVGMVSNALVVRANSPYNSVQDVIDAARAKPDTLTYGTAGPGTSQHLSGQLFQSISGTHLRQIVYKGGSQSMIDLIGGQIDMVFDTVAAERPMIDSGKVKVLGVTSAKPLADLPQAKPLAELGLPGFEMQSWQGIFAPAGTPAPVVERLAHEIAAAVATPEVRAKLLMLGVTPDGRGPAQFAAFQRSEIEKWGKVIKDAGIQAD; translated from the coding sequence ATGTATCGCAAGTTCTTAGGCGCGCTGGCCGCTACGGCCTCGCTCGGATTCGCCATGGGCGCCGTCGCCACGTCCGCCCACGCGGCGGGCGCCTGGCCGACCCACACGATCCGCTACATCGTGCCTTTTTCGCCGGGCGGCGTGTCCGACGGCGTGGCCCGGCTGATCGCCGAGCAACTGACGACGCGCCTGGGCCAGTCCGTCATCGTGGAGAACAAGCCCGGGGTGTCCGGCATCGTCGGCACGCAGCTCGCCGCCCGCGCCGATCCGGACGGCTACACCATCGTCGGCGGCACGATCACGACCCACGCGGTCAATCCCTTCTTCGTCAAGTCGCTGGGCTATGACCCGGTCAAGGACTTCGCGCCGGTCGCGCTGGTGGGCATGGTCAGCAATGCGCTGGTGGTGCGGGCCAACAGTCCCTACAACTCGGTGCAGGACGTGATCGACGCCGCCCGCGCCAAGCCGGACACGCTGACCTACGGCACCGCCGGTCCCGGGACGTCGCAGCACCTGTCGGGCCAGTTGTTCCAGTCGATCTCGGGCACCCACTTGCGGCAGATCGTCTACAAGGGCGGTTCGCAGTCCATGATCGACCTGATCGGCGGCCAGATCGACATGGTGTTCGATACGGTCGCGGCGGAACGTCCCATGATAGATTCCGGCAAGGTGAAGGTGCTGGGCGTCACGTCCGCCAAGCCGCTGGCGGACCTGCCGCAGGCCAAGCCCCTGGCCGAACTGGGCCTGCCGGGTTTCGAGATGCAGTCCTGGCAGGGCATCTTCGCGCCGGCGGGGACGCCCGCGCCGGTGGTGGAGCGGCTGGCGCATGAGATCGCCGCCGCCGTGGCGACGCCCGAGGTTCGCGCTAAATTGCTGATGCTGGGCGTCACGCCGGATGGCCGGGGCCCGGCGCAATTCGCCGCGTTCCAGCGCAGTGAAATCGAGAAATGGGGCAAGGTGATCAAGGACGCCGGCATCCAGGCCGATTGA
- a CDS encoding LacI family DNA-binding transcriptional regulator — MKTSPRAQDVADLANVSQSAVSRTFTPGASVSEETRRKVLAAAQKLGYRPNALARSLITRRSRIVALVMSYLENQFYPLVIEKLSQKLQKEGYHVLMFIAEVDEAADGVLAEILQYQVDGIVMASAMLSPNIARGCAEVGVPVVQFNRISMLGGLARHASSSVTSDNRAGGRLAARLLAARGYRRFGYLAGLEDSSTSIERERGFREELAALGHDLRRREAGHYDFDRAQAAARRLFDGGGIDGLFVANDHMAIAALDVLRLELKLRVPEDVGVIGFDDVPQAAWGAYRLTTVRQQLEPMVDATVALLREQMQAELRPRDVVVPCVMVERATVRPAIAAGSTHP, encoded by the coding sequence ATGAAGACCTCTCCCCGGGCGCAGGACGTTGCGGATCTCGCCAACGTGTCGCAGTCCGCGGTCAGCCGCACCTTCACGCCGGGCGCCAGCGTCTCGGAAGAGACGCGGCGCAAGGTGCTCGCGGCCGCGCAGAAGCTGGGCTACCGGCCCAATGCGCTGGCGCGCAGCCTGATCACCCGCCGCAGCCGCATCGTGGCGCTGGTCATGAGCTATCTGGAGAACCAGTTCTACCCGCTGGTCATCGAGAAGCTGTCCCAGAAGCTGCAGAAAGAGGGCTATCACGTCCTGATGTTCATCGCGGAAGTGGACGAGGCGGCCGACGGCGTGCTGGCCGAGATCCTGCAATACCAGGTGGACGGCATCGTGATGGCGTCGGCCATGCTGTCGCCCAATATCGCGCGCGGCTGCGCCGAGGTGGGGGTGCCGGTGGTGCAGTTCAACCGCATCTCCATGCTGGGCGGGCTGGCGCGCCACGCCAGCAGCTCCGTCACGTCCGACAACCGGGCCGGGGGCCGCCTGGCCGCGCGCCTGCTGGCAGCGCGCGGCTACCGCCGTTTCGGCTATCTCGCGGGACTGGAGGATTCGTCGACCAGCATCGAGCGCGAGCGCGGCTTCCGCGAGGAGCTGGCCGCGCTCGGCCACGACCTGCGCCGCCGCGAAGCGGGCCATTACGACTTCGACCGGGCGCAGGCGGCGGCGCGGCGCCTGTTCGACGGCGGCGGCATCGATGGCCTGTTCGTCGCCAACGATCACATGGCCATCGCCGCGCTGGACGTCCTGCGGCTGGAGCTGAAGCTGCGCGTGCCGGAGGACGTGGGCGTGATCGGTTTCGACGACGTGCCGCAGGCCGCCTGGGGCGCCTATCGCCTGACGACCGTGCGACAGCAACTCGAGCCCATGGTCGACGCCACCGTCGCGCTGCTGCGCGAACAGATGCAGGCCGAACTGCGGCCGCGCGACGTCGTCGTGCCGTGCGTGATGGTCGAGCGGGCGACCGTGCGTCCGGCCATCGCCGCGGGATCCACGCATCCATGA
- a CDS encoding SDR family NAD(P)-dependent oxidoreductase: MIALPKGPGFGLEGRRALVTGGSGGIGLAAAAALGRAGAHVTVAARRGAELEQVCEALRAEGIDCAAQVLDVTDATAVDRVMTQGEAYDILVNNAGMNRPKLLVEQPDEDIDAVFDLNVKAAFRTCRAAARRLLREGRGGSIINVSSQMGHVGSPRRTVYCASKHALEGMTRALAWEVGSAGIRVNTICPTFIETPMTAAMLAQPGFREWICARNALGRVGRLDEVMGAIVFLAGEASSLVTGSALMLDAGWTAA; encoded by the coding sequence ATGATCGCCTTGCCCAAGGGGCCGGGTTTCGGCCTGGAAGGGCGCCGCGCGCTGGTGACCGGCGGCAGCGGCGGCATCGGCCTGGCGGCGGCCGCCGCGCTCGGCCGCGCGGGCGCGCACGTCACGGTGGCGGCCCGCCGCGGCGCCGAACTCGAGCAGGTGTGCGAGGCGCTGCGGGCCGAGGGCATAGATTGCGCCGCGCAGGTGCTCGACGTCACGGACGCGACGGCCGTCGACCGCGTCATGACGCAGGGCGAGGCGTACGACATCCTGGTCAACAATGCCGGCATGAACCGTCCCAAGCTCCTGGTCGAGCAGCCGGACGAGGATATCGACGCGGTCTTCGATCTCAACGTGAAGGCAGCTTTCCGCACCTGCCGCGCGGCGGCGCGCCGCCTGCTGCGGGAAGGGCGGGGCGGCTCCATCATCAACGTGTCCTCGCAGATGGGACACGTGGGCAGCCCCCGGCGCACCGTGTACTGCGCCAGCAAGCATGCGCTGGAAGGCATGACGCGGGCGCTGGCCTGGGAAGTGGGATCGGCCGGCATCCGCGTCAACACGATCTGTCCTACTTTCATCGAAACCCCGATGACGGCGGCCATGCTGGCGCAGCCGGGCTTCCGGGAATGGATCTGCGCGCGCAACGCGCTGGGCCGGGTCGGCCGGCTGGACGAGGTGATGGGCGCCATCGTCTTCCTCGCCGGCGAGGCCTCCAGCCTGGTGACGGGCAGCGCCCTGATGCTGGACGCGGGGTGGACCGCCGCATGA